In Papaver somniferum cultivar HN1 chromosome 1, ASM357369v1, whole genome shotgun sequence, a genomic segment contains:
- the LOC113306418 gene encoding DNA-directed RNA polymerase II subunit RPB7 isoform X1: MFFHIVLERNMQLHPRHFGPNLRDKLVAKLMKDVEGTCSGRHGFVVAITGVDNVGKGLIRDGTGFVTFPVKYQCVVFRPFKGEILEAVVTMVNKMGFFAEAGPVQIFVSNHLIPDDMEFQSGDIPNYTTSDGSVKIQKDSEVRLKIIGTRVDATEIFCIGTIKDDFLGVINDPGAAA; this comes from the exons ATGTTTTTTCACATAGTGCTGGAAAGAAACATGCAACTGCATCCTCGTCATTTCGGCCCAAATCTACGTGATAAGTTGGTCGCGAAGCTCATGAAAGATGTGGAAGGCACTTGCAG TGGCCGTCACGGGTTCGTGGTGGCAATAACGGGGGTTGATAATGTTGGAAAAGGGCTAATTCGTGATGGTACAGGGTTTGTGACGTTTCCTGTCAAGTACCAATGTGTAGTTTTCAGACCTTTTAAAGGAGAGATACTTGAAGCTGTAGTGACCATGGTTAATAAG ATGGGTTTTTTTGCTGAAGCTGGTCCTGTTCAAATATTTGTGTCGAACCAT CTTATACCAGATGATATGGAATTCCAGTCTGGAGATATCCCAAATTATACAACTTCAGATGGATCA GTTAAAATTCAAAAGGATAGTGAAGTACGGCTAAAGATAATTGGAACTCGAGTTGATGCTACAGAAATA TTTTGCATTGGTACCATAAAAGATGATTTCTTGGGTGTGATTAACGACCCGGGAGCGGCTGCTTAA
- the LOC113306418 gene encoding DNA-directed RNA polymerase II subunit RPB7 isoform X2, whose product MFFHIVLERNMQLHPRHFGPNLRDKLVAKLMKDVEGTCSGRHGFVVAITGVDNVGKGLIRDGTGFVTFPVKYQCVVFRPFKGEILEAVVTMVNKLIPDDMEFQSGDIPNYTTSDGSVKIQKDSEVRLKIIGTRVDATEIFCIGTIKDDFLGVINDPGAAA is encoded by the exons ATGTTTTTTCACATAGTGCTGGAAAGAAACATGCAACTGCATCCTCGTCATTTCGGCCCAAATCTACGTGATAAGTTGGTCGCGAAGCTCATGAAAGATGTGGAAGGCACTTGCAG TGGCCGTCACGGGTTCGTGGTGGCAATAACGGGGGTTGATAATGTTGGAAAAGGGCTAATTCGTGATGGTACAGGGTTTGTGACGTTTCCTGTCAAGTACCAATGTGTAGTTTTCAGACCTTTTAAAGGAGAGATACTTGAAGCTGTAGTGACCATGGTTAATAAG CTTATACCAGATGATATGGAATTCCAGTCTGGAGATATCCCAAATTATACAACTTCAGATGGATCA GTTAAAATTCAAAAGGATAGTGAAGTACGGCTAAAGATAATTGGAACTCGAGTTGATGCTACAGAAATA TTTTGCATTGGTACCATAAAAGATGATTTCTTGGGTGTGATTAACGACCCGGGAGCGGCTGCTTAA